In one window of Pseudochaenichthys georgianus chromosome 5, fPseGeo1.2, whole genome shotgun sequence DNA:
- the LOC139433867 gene encoding collagen alpha-1(XXVIII) chain-like: protein MYKRRSDPVSRSQPPVRARLAPEQQLVVKGKEGRELRVVVNTNDPDYEHIYSIEAYDEPLDELLYFTPSANQSDGEVVKDNTDKTVKVQPKKSASADVKKTAKDGGQKAAKVTTLKAVMSRSVRSKRRVNGEAPADVCLLPMEEGSCGRYTMRWYFNSQVQACRPFIYSGCEGNNNRFLELEECEELCLGGPKVVLP from the exons atgtataaaagac GTTCAGACCCAGTAAGTCGGTCCCAGCCCCCGGTCAGGGCTCGGCTTGCACCTGAGCAACAGCTGGTCGTGAAGGGTAAGGAGG GTCGTGAGCTGCGTGTGGTGGTGAACACCAACGACCCGGACTATGAACACATCTACTCCATTGAGGCGTACGACGAACCTTTAGACGAGCTGCTCTACTTCACTCCTTCTGCAAACCAGAGTGATG GTGAGGTTGTCAAGGATAACACTGACAAAACAGTCAAAGTTCAACCAAAAAAATCAGCCTCAGCTGACGTTAAGAAAACAGCAAAAGATGGTGGTCAGAAAGCAGCCAAAGTTACCACTCTGAAAGCAGTCATGTCCAGATCAGTCAGATCCAAGAGGAGAGTCAATGGGGAAG CTCCAGCAGACGTGTGCCTGCTGCCCATGGAGGAGGGGAGCTGTGGACGGTACACGATGCGCTGGTACTTTAACAGCCAGGTTCAGGCCTGCAGGCCCTTCATCTACAGCGGCTGTGAAGGAAACAACAACCGCTTCCTCGAGCTGGAGGAGTGTGAGGAGCTCTGCCTTGGGGGGCCGAag GTCGTCCTTCCTTGA